The region TGCCCGACGCGCTGGTCGCCTGGCGCGCGGCGTGGGTGGGAGGCCTGGCGACCGCGGTCCTGTTCACGGCCGGCAAATCGCTGATCGGCCTCTACCTCGGAGCCAGCTCCATGACCTCCACCTACGGCGCCGCCGGCTCGGTCATGATCATCCTGGTCTGGGTCTACTATTCCGCGCAGATCGTCCTGTTCGGGGCCGAGTTCACCAAGGCCTACCAGCACTGCGCCGCGGTTCCCGTCCCGCATATCCAGCCGATCGTGCGCGCTTCCTGACGCAAGGAGCTCCACCCTCCCGAAGCGTTTCACGAAACCTCCTTGAAGCAAGGCGTTCTTAGCCGATACTCTTGCGCAGGCTTCGTGTTCCGTTGTAACAATGCTGTCGCCCAAGCGCGCCGCCGGCG is a window of Candidatus Polarisedimenticolia bacterium DNA encoding:
- a CDS encoding YhjD/YihY/BrkB family envelope integrity protein is translated as PDALVAWRAAWVGGLATAVLFTAGKSLIGLYLGASSMTSTYGAAGSVMIILVWVYYSAQIVLFGAEFTKAYQHCAAVPVPHIQPIVRAS